The Sulfurimonas lithotrophica genome includes a region encoding these proteins:
- a CDS encoding argininosuccinate synthase domain-containing protein, whose product MKAIALFSGGLDSTLAMKLIIDQGIEVIAVNISTGFGSTKDRREHMQSMCDQVGAELKIIDIENEFLQDVLFSPKHGYGKNFNPCIDCHAKMFAVAKRIMEAEGASFLISGEVMGQRPMSQNKDALQTVLEDGDVDGLLLRPMSAKALKPTIAEEKGWVDREKLEGIIGRSRDRQLELAKEIGLEDFESPGGGCLLTDENFGKKMFDYIAHENDFEVKDIPVMKFGRHLRLPEGAKLVVGRNKDENAHLQDINNDKYCHLKTIGIPGPHGLLSKNATESDKALAGRIMLSYTKANPEDTYSISYDGEEEKTSALASREEANKYNIL is encoded by the coding sequence ATGAAAGCAATAGCTCTTTTCTCGGGTGGACTAGACTCTACATTAGCCATGAAACTTATAATAGATCAAGGTATAGAAGTAATAGCGGTAAATATCTCAACTGGTTTTGGAAGTACTAAAGACAGACGTGAACATATGCAAAGTATGTGTGATCAAGTAGGTGCAGAACTTAAAATTATAGATATAGAAAATGAATTTCTTCAAGATGTACTTTTTTCTCCAAAACACGGTTACGGGAAAAACTTTAATCCTTGCATCGATTGTCATGCAAAGATGTTTGCAGTGGCTAAACGTATTATGGAAGCCGAGGGTGCAAGTTTCTTAATAAGCGGTGAAGTAATGGGACAACGTCCAATGAGTCAAAATAAAGATGCTTTGCAGACCGTTTTAGAAGACGGTGATGTAGATGGATTATTACTTCGTCCTATGAGTGCAAAAGCACTAAAACCGACTATCGCAGAAGAAAAAGGCTGGGTAGATAGAGAAAAGCTAGAAGGTATTATAGGTCGTTCACGTGACAGACAACTTGAGTTAGCAAAAGAGATAGGGCTGGAAGATTTTGAATCACCGGGCGGCGGATGTCTTTTAACGGATGAGAACTTTGGTAAAAAGATGTTTGACTATATAGCCCATGAGAATGATTTTGAAGTAAAAGATATCCCTGTTATGAAGTTTGGGCGTCATTTAAGACTGCCTGAGGGTGCAAAACTTGTTGTAGGACGCAATAAGGATGAAAATGCCCACCTTCAAGATATTAACAATGATAAGTATTGCCATTTAAAAACAATAGGTATTCCGGGGCCTCACGGATTATTAAGCAAAAATGCAACGGAATCCGATAAAGCTTTGGCAGGTCGCATAATGCTTTCATACACAAAAGCAAATCCGGAAGACACATACTCAATATCTTATGATGGAGAGGAAGAAAAAACATCTGCCTTGGCATCCAGAGAAGAAGCTAACAAATATAATATTTTATAA
- the dnaG gene encoding DNA primase — protein sequence MITQESIDALKAQLDVVDVVGSYIELKKAGANFKAPCPFHDEKTASFVVSPAKQIYHCFGCGAGGDSIKFTMEYEKLNYPEAIEKLADTYNFTLTYTDKKNNKPRSQVMDKLNEYYQNLLTSRQDASSYLHERGIYESSVEKFGIGYAPDSQSSMNYITSQMFTLKEAVDMGVVGYDNGRYFSRFIERITFPIHSPNGALVGFGGRTISGHQAKYVNSPETPFFNKSRLLYAYHHAKQALHKTKEIIITEGYLDVIMLHQAGFNNAVATLGTALTPEHLPLLRKGEPRVVMAYDGDKAGRAAALKASKLLSAGGFSGGVVIFGGGLDPADMVKDGRVDELASMFRSPKPFIEFVLDEILSLYDLKDPKAKEACMQEAIAYLKTLSPILQEEYKTYLASRLSISPSFVRIAKQTNISQTNTPVMQTSSHRDMWELSLIKTLLEKPHMLTQVLDVLDPSLLQFHQNEFSLLISNQTEHPSIMAISVDESIKVIQNEDELQKELNTFLSKHYNRELKKINIRQDISYEQKGFEIRRLRKLISKLK from the coding sequence ATGATTACACAAGAGTCCATAGATGCCCTCAAGGCACAACTTGATGTTGTTGATGTTGTCGGCTCATACATTGAGCTGAAAAAAGCAGGTGCAAATTTTAAAGCGCCATGCCCTTTTCATGATGAAAAAACTGCATCTTTTGTTGTCAGTCCCGCTAAACAGATATACCATTGTTTTGGATGCGGGGCAGGTGGTGACAGTATTAAGTTTACTATGGAATATGAAAAGCTAAATTATCCTGAAGCTATTGAGAAACTTGCAGATACATACAATTTTACACTTACTTATACAGATAAAAAAAACAACAAACCCCGCTCGCAAGTTATGGATAAACTAAACGAGTATTATCAAAACTTGTTGACCTCACGTCAAGATGCAAGTTCTTATCTGCATGAACGCGGTATTTATGAAAGCAGTGTTGAAAAATTTGGAATTGGCTATGCACCCGATTCACAATCAAGCATGAACTACATAACATCTCAAATGTTCACTCTTAAAGAAGCCGTGGATATGGGTGTAGTAGGATATGATAACGGAAGATATTTTTCTCGCTTTATAGAACGTATAACATTCCCTATCCACTCACCAAACGGAGCCTTGGTCGGTTTTGGCGGAAGGACTATAAGCGGGCATCAGGCAAAATACGTAAACTCACCTGAGACTCCGTTTTTCAACAAATCACGTCTTTTGTATGCATATCATCATGCAAAACAAGCACTTCATAAAACAAAAGAGATAATCATAACAGAGGGTTATCTTGATGTTATCATGTTGCATCAGGCAGGATTTAACAATGCCGTAGCGACACTCGGAACTGCACTTACACCAGAACATCTACCGCTTCTTAGAAAAGGTGAACCAAGAGTTGTAATGGCTTATGATGGAGACAAGGCAGGACGTGCAGCTGCACTTAAAGCATCTAAGCTTCTTAGTGCAGGTGGTTTTTCGGGTGGAGTTGTTATATTTGGAGGTGGATTAGACCCTGCCGACATGGTCAAAGACGGACGCGTAGATGAACTTGCATCTATGTTTCGCTCACCTAAACCTTTTATAGAATTTGTTTTGGATGAGATACTTTCTTTATATGATTTAAAAGATCCAAAAGCAAAAGAAGCTTGTATGCAAGAAGCAATAGCTTATCTTAAAACATTATCCCCTATTCTTCAAGAGGAATACAAAACATATCTTGCATCTAGATTATCAATAAGTCCTTCATTTGTACGTATAGCAAAACAAACAAATATATCACAAACAAACACACCTGTTATGCAAACATCCTCTCATCGTGATATGTGGGAATTGTCTTTAATTAAAACATTATTGGAAAAACCACATATGCTTACACAGGTTTTGGATGTGTTAGACCCATCTTTATTGCAGTTTCATCAGAATGAATTTTCTCTTTTAATATCTAATCAAACAGAGCATCCAAGCATTATGGCTATCTCTGTTGATGAGAGTATTAAAGTAATACAAAACGAGGATGAACTTCAAAAAGAGTTAAATACTTTTCTATCAAAACATTATAACCGTGAACTAAAAAAAATAAATATACGTCAAGATATATCATATGAGCAAAAAGGATTTGAAATAAGACGTCTTAGAAAACTTATCTCAAAGCTAAAGTGA
- the rpsU gene encoding 30S ribosomal protein S21: MPGIVLRADDNFDAAYRRFKKQTDRNLIVTEARARRFHETETEKRKKFKIASRKKMLKRLYMMRRYESRL; encoded by the coding sequence ATGCCAGGTATCGTACTACGTGCTGATGATAATTTTGATGCAGCTTACAGACGTTTCAAGAAGCAGACTGACCGTAACTTAATCGTTACGGAAGCTCGTGCTCGCCGTTTCCACGAAACTGAAACTGAAAAGCGTAAGAAGTTCAAAATAGCATCTCGTAAGAAAATGCTTAAACGTCTTTATATGATGAGACGTTACGAATCACGCCTATAA